A stretch of DNA from Streptomyces rubradiris:
CGGTTCATCGAGGACCCCGGTGTCTACCAGCAGATCCGCCTGGCCTGTCCCGAGTTCGACGTCGTCGGCCTGGCCGTGCCCGGCGTGCCCGGCATCCCGCACTTCGGCCACACCGGCACGGTCGCCTGGGCGATCACCAACGCCATGGCCGACTACCAGGACCTCTACCGCGAACGGCTCCGCCGCACCGGCGCGGGCGTCGAGGCCCTCGGCCCGGACGGCACCTGGCAACGTGCCACCCGCCACACCGAGACCGTCCGCATCGCCTCCGAACCACCGCTGGAGATAGAAATCGTCGAGACGCCCCGGGGCCCGGTGATAGCCGGCGGACCGGAGGGCCTGGACGCGGTCACCGTGCCGGGACCGGACGGTTCCGGGCGTGGACCGGCCGGGCCGGGCGCGGACTCGGCCGGGGAACCGGCCGGGCCGGGGGAGGAACCGCCGTACGACCCCGGGGCCGACGGTGAAGGCCGCACGGGTGCTGCGGACGGGTGGTACCACGGCCCGGCCGACGGCGAAGCCGAGGCGCTCGCCCTGCGCTACCCGCCCCGCGTCACCGAAGACCTCGGCTTCAGCGCCCTCCTCCCCCTCCTGCGCGCCCGCACCGTCACCGACGTCGACCGCGCCCTGGACGCCTGGACCGAGCCGGTCAACGTCGTCCAGGCAGCCGACACCGCCGGCGGCACCCTGCACCGCGTCGCCGGAAAGGTCCCCCTCCGCGGCCAGGCCAACCGCCACCACCCGGTACCGGCCTGGCTCCCCGGCCACGACTGGCAGGGCACGCACCAGACGCCGTACGCCGACCCGCCCACCACCGACGGCATCGCGGTGATGGCCAACGCCCGCGGCCTCGCCGCCCCCCTCGGCGTCGAGTTCGCCCCGCCCCACCGCGCGAACCGTATCGGCGCCCTGCTCGACAGCCGCCGTACCTGGACGGCCGACGACATGGCCGCCATCCACACCGACACCCACCTCGGCTCCGCCGCCCCGCTGCTGGAGCGCCTCACCGCCCTCACCGGGCTCAGCCCCGCCGCCGCGGCCCTCCGGGACCGCCTGCTCGACTGGGACCGCCGGATGGACGCGGACAGCACCGACGCGGCGGTGTTCGCGGCGCTGCGCCACGCGGTCGTACGCCGGCTCGCCGCGGAACCGGTCTTCGCCCCGCTCACCGAGCCCCCGGCCTACCCGGAGGTCCTGCTGCCCTGGCTGGCCCTCGTACCCCGCGTCGGCCACGCCCTCGAACACCTCCTGGAAGCCAAGGAGTTGTACGACATCGACCGCACGGCGGCCGTCCGCGACGCGCTGGAGGAGATCGCCACCGCACCGCCGGCCCGCCCCTGGTCCGCCACCCACCGCCTGGCCCCCTGGCGGGCCCTGCCCGGGCAGCCGGCCGCCGACGCCGCCGAACCCGGACTCGGCGGCGACCACGACTGCGTGCTGTGCACCTCGGCCGTCCCCGGCGTCACCGACCGCGCCGCCCGCGGACCGGCCGCCCGCTACGTCTGGGACCTCGCCGACCGGGAGGGCAGCCGCTGGGTGGTGCCGTTCGGCGCCGACGGCGTACCCGGCAGCCCCCACCACCACGACCAGCTCCCGCTGTGGCTCAAGGGCGAACTCGCCCCGGTGGTCACCGACTGGACCCGGCTCACCCCCGAGCGAACCGTCCCCGACACCCCGAGGAACCCGATGACCGACCTGCACGTCCAGCACATCGACGGCTTCGGCACCGTCCGCATCCGCCCCGTCGACCCGGAGGGGGACGCGGAGCTGATCCACTCCTGGGTGAGCGACGAACGCGCCGTGTTCTGGGGCATGAACGGCCTCGGCAGGGACCAGGTCGCCGAGATATACGCCCACATGGCGACCCTCGACACCCACCACGCCCACCTGGTCACCAAGGACGGCGAACCGGCCGCGCTCCTCCAGACCTACGAGCCGTCCGCCGACCGGGTCGGCGAGTGCTACGACGTCCGCCCCGGCGACCTCGGCGTCCACCTCCTCCTCGCCCCCGCCGGTGCCGACGGACCGCACCCCGGCTGGACGTCCGGGCTGGTGAAGGCGATCACGACATACGTGCTGCGGGTCCTGGACCGGTCGCGGATCGTGATCGACCCGGACGTGCGCAACGCCAAGGCGATCGCCCGCTTCGAACGCCAGGGCTTCACCCGCGGCCCGGCCGTCGTCCTGCCCGAGGTCGACCTCCCCGAGGTGTACCTGCCCGAGAAGCACGCCCAACTCGCCTTTCTGGAGCGCGCGGTAGCCTTCGCCGGGTGACGACGCCCGAAGAGCTGACCGCCCGCTACGGCCTCGAACCCCTGCCCCGCGAAGGCGGCCTGTTCCGGCGCACCTGGGCCGGGCCCGAGCGCCCGGACGGCCGCCCCGAGGGGTCGGCCATCGTGGCCCTGCTCACCGCCGACGACTTCTCCGCCCTGCACCGCCTGCCGTTCGCCGAGACCTGGCACTTCTACCTCGGCGACCCGCTCCGGCTGCTGCTCCTCGCGCCCGACGGCACCACCCGTCACCCCGTCCTGGGCCCGGACCCCGGCGCGGGCCAGCACCTCCAGCTGACCGTGCCGGCCCGCACCTGGATGGGCGCGCGGGTGGTGGCGGGCGGCGCGTGGACGTTCTTCGGCTGCACGATGGCCCCCGGATTCACCTACGCGGACTACGAACACGGGAACCCGGCCGACCTCACGGCGCGTTACCCGGCCGAGGCACCCCTGATCACGGAACTGTGCCGCCCATGACCCGATCGTTCCTGAGCAGGGGGCCTGTTGTCCGTGACCGGAGCCGCGTTCCTGAGCAGGGGGCCTGTTGTCCGTGACCGGAGCCGCGTTCCTGACCAGGGGGCTTGCTGTCCATGATCCGAGCCGCGTCCCCGACCAGGGAGCCCTGCCGCCCATGACTCCAGCCGTATCCCCCGTCGCGGACGCCCGGCGCCCATGACCCCGCCCCCTCCCACTCGCCTGCTGGACGGACAGACCGCGCTGGTGACCGGTGCGGGCGGCGGCATCGGCCGCGCCATCGCCCTGCGCTTCGCGGAGCACGGCGCGGCGGTCGCCGTGCACTGCCGTACGGCGCTCGCCGCCGCCACCGAGGTGGCCGACCGCATCCGGGCGGCGGGCGGCAGGGCGGTCGTGCTCCGGGCCGACCTGACGGACGAGACCGCCTGCCGCCGCCTGGTCGAGGAGACGACGGCCTGGTCCGGCGGGCACCTGACCGCGCTCGTGAACAATGCGGCCGTCCAGCCCGTCCAGCCGCTTGCGGAGCTGTCGGCCGAGGACTGGCGCGCGGTCGTCGACACCAACCTCACCAGCGTCTTCGCCTGCGCCCAGGCCGCCGCCGCCCACATGCGCGCCCACGGTGGCGGCACCATCACCCACATCGCCTCCATCGAGGCCGCCCACCCGGCCCCCGGCCACGCCCACTACGGCGCGGCCAAGGCGGCGGTGGTCATGCACGCCCGCGCGGCGGCCCTGGAGTACGGCCCCGACGGCATCCGCGTCAACACGGTCTCGCCCGGGCTGATCGACCGGCCCGACCTGACCGAGTCCTGGCCGGACGGCGTACGCCGCTGGCTCGCCGCCGCCCCGGCCGGCCGCCTGGGCCGCCCCGAGGACGTGGCCGACGCCTGCGCCTTCCTCGCCTCCCCACTGGCCTCCTGGATCACCGGCCACGACCTGGTGGTGGACGGCGGGGTGACGTCCCGCCCGACCTGGTGAGCACACCGCCCGTTCCCTCCGTACGTATCCCGGGGCCCGTCAGCGGACCCGGGCCCACGAGGCGACGGACGGAGACCGAGGGCGGGGCGCGGCACAGGGAGAACACCACGACGACGCGTCCGGCCGTCGACCTCCCGCCGCCGCGTCCGCCCGTCGCCGGCCACTCTCCGGCGCCCCGGTCCCCTGGCCCCTGTCCTCCGGCGCTGGGACGAGGGCAAGGGCGTCAACGTGGGCCCGATGAAGATCCCCGACGGCCGGATGGCCAAGCTCCACCGGGTGGGACTCGCCCAGGAGTACGACATGGCGGGGAGCAGCAGCACTCACCACTACGATCTCGGCTCCTCGCGGCCCAACCAGTCCCCGCTGCCGGGCCCCGGCGAAAGCAGGGACGGACGCACGGACCCGGGCCGGGAGCAACAGCAGGACCGTACGACGCAGAGGTCACCCGGGAGGCCGGCCGTCCGATGAACGACGCCCACGACAACACAGGCGGCCACCACCGGACGCGCGCCGCCGGGACGGCCCTCGGCACGCTGGCCCTCCTGGGCGCCCTGACGGCGACAGGCTGCTCCGCACCCGACTCCGGTACCGGCCCGGCCGGTGACCGCGCCGTCGGGCAGACCGCGGACGACAGGTGGGTCGAGGGCGTCACGCCGGGGTGGATGAGCGGGCACATGGGCGTCGACATCCCGGCGGCGGCCCAGGACGCGCGGGCCGGCTATCAGGTGACCTCGCGCTTCGACACTGGTGTGCTCACCTTCACACTGGCCAGGTCCCAGGCACGGGCCTTTCTGGCCGCCTATCCGCCGGCCGGCGAGCTGCTGGAGCCTACGGCCGCCGTGACCGACGTGCGGACCCACGACTTCAGACACCTGGGCGTGCCGGAACCGGAGTCATTCAACAAGGGCATGCGCTACGGCTCCGTCTGCCCCGGCGCCGACCCCGAGCCCACCGCGAGCCCGGACCCGCTCGCCGACCCGTACGGCACCTCGGACACCGGCTGCGTCAGCCTCTACGCCCACGACTACGCCCCGGACCGCACCCGCATCTACCTCCGCGACCACTACGAGCCGGGCATCAGCCCCCTCCCGACAACCCCACCCACTTCCTCCCCGACCCACTGACCCCTCCCCACGGGCCCTTCCGGACTCGCTAACCGCTCCCCACCGGTCGCGGGTCCGGAAGGCCTGCTTGGAGAGATATACGCCGAAGGGCCGGACCGCTGCTGCGGTCCGGCCCTTCGGGCTGGCGGAGGATACGAGATTCGAACTCGTGAGGGGTTGCCCCCAACACGCTTTCCAAATGTTCGTCTGGGGGGCCGGCGAGGGACGGAGGCGTCCTGACCTGCTGTGGAGGGGGTGCTGGTGGGCGTTTCGGACGGTACTGGACGGGGGTGAATGAGACCAGAACTGAGACCACCCCGGACGGAAGCGCTGCAACAGCCGGCGGGTGAGCGGTCATGGACGACATGAGCCTCCAGATACCCGCTTCACCAGAATCGTCCGTGCGGTCCTACACCTAGTGGCATGGTGGTCCCCGTGCCTCATCGCAACGCAGCCCAAGATCACGCAGTCATCACCAACTCCATGACGCTTGCGTTCGGCCATCAGTTGGCAGCCACCTGGTTAGAACTGCACCCGGACGCAAGCGCTGCCCAATTGGTTGGGTTCCTGGAGGAGCAGTCGCTCAGGGCTCGGGCGGCTGCTGCCGAGGTGTACGTGGCGAAGGAGAGGATGAGTAAGGAGGAGGCGATGGCCCTGCTGGAACGCGAGATCCGCAGCTATCGGGCTTTGATGCGGGAGGAACTGTCCACCGGCGACCTCAGCCTACCCAATGTCACCTAATGAACCATCGGGCAGGAGGCCC
This window harbors:
- a CDS encoding cupin domain-containing protein encodes the protein MTTPEELTARYGLEPLPREGGLFRRTWAGPERPDGRPEGSAIVALLTADDFSALHRLPFAETWHFYLGDPLRLLLLAPDGTTRHPVLGPDPGAGQHLQLTVPARTWMGARVVAGGAWTFFGCTMAPGFTYADYEHGNPADLTARYPAEAPLITELCRP
- a CDS encoding GNAT family N-acetyltransferase, coding for MAIEIHRDAWGVPHLRASDARQLARAQGLVTAHDRAWQLEVERHRAQGTSASFLGADALSWDVFARRARLADTARRCFAALERRDAETADWVRAYVDGVNEGLAEGAGRAPEFARTGLAPGRWQPWTPLAVWLGTHILFAGFPAKLWREQVIRHLGPEAVGLFATDGTGTAGSNGWLVTGERTATGRALLAGDPHRFIEDPGVYQQIRLACPEFDVVGLAVPGVPGIPHFGHTGTVAWAITNAMADYQDLYRERLRRTGAGVEALGPDGTWQRATRHTETVRIASEPPLEIEIVETPRGPVIAGGPEGLDAVTVPGPDGSGRGPAGPGADSAGEPAGPGEEPPYDPGADGEGRTGAADGWYHGPADGEAEALALRYPPRVTEDLGFSALLPLLRARTVTDVDRALDAWTEPVNVVQAADTAGGTLHRVAGKVPLRGQANRHHPVPAWLPGHDWQGTHQTPYADPPTTDGIAVMANARGLAAPLGVEFAPPHRANRIGALLDSRRTWTADDMAAIHTDTHLGSAAPLLERLTALTGLSPAAAALRDRLLDWDRRMDADSTDAAVFAALRHAVVRRLAAEPVFAPLTEPPAYPEVLLPWLALVPRVGHALEHLLEAKELYDIDRTAAVRDALEEIATAPPARPWSATHRLAPWRALPGQPAADAAEPGLGGDHDCVLCTSAVPGVTDRAARGPAARYVWDLADREGSRWVVPFGADGVPGSPHHHDQLPLWLKGELAPVVTDWTRLTPERTVPDTPRNPMTDLHVQHIDGFGTVRIRPVDPEGDAELIHSWVSDERAVFWGMNGLGRDQVAEIYAHMATLDTHHAHLVTKDGEPAALLQTYEPSADRVGECYDVRPGDLGVHLLLAPAGADGPHPGWTSGLVKAITTYVLRVLDRSRIVIDPDVRNAKAIARFERQGFTRGPAVVLPEVDLPEVYLPEKHAQLAFLERAVAFAG
- a CDS encoding SDR family NAD(P)-dependent oxidoreductase, which codes for MTPPPPTRLLDGQTALVTGAGGGIGRAIALRFAEHGAAVAVHCRTALAAATEVADRIRAAGGRAVVLRADLTDETACRRLVEETTAWSGGHLTALVNNAAVQPVQPLAELSAEDWRAVVDTNLTSVFACAQAAAAHMRAHGGGTITHIASIEAAHPAPGHAHYGAAKAAVVMHARAAALEYGPDGIRVNTVSPGLIDRPDLTESWPDGVRRWLAAAPAGRLGRPEDVADACAFLASPLASWITGHDLVVDGGVTSRPTW